Proteins encoded in a region of the Oncorhynchus gorbuscha isolate QuinsamMale2020 ecotype Even-year linkage group LG16, OgorEven_v1.0, whole genome shotgun sequence genome:
- the LOC123999628 gene encoding pigment epithelium-derived factor-like isoform X3 produces the protein MMRTTLLLCLGFLLSLSYAQLLETEEAGGEEEAVELFTTPRAKMAAATSDFGYNLFRALAGRNPKTNVFLAPISISAVLTQLSMGASPDRSERWLHRALRYHTLQDPQLHDTFRDLLASLRAPGKGLSIAARVYLARRLRLKQEYLGVVEKQYGVRPKTLMGGAKDVNEINDWVKQQTGGKVDRFMSKALGRNSGVVPLGAAYFKVKWMTRFSKSGVMEDFQLVGEAPARISMMQQDNYPVKMGVDPDLGCTIAQIQMQDDVSMFVFLPDDVTQNMTLVEESLTAEFVQDLSMTLHPVQTALTLPVLKFSYSTDLLPLLTDLGLDEFLADTDLTKITSQAAKLSSLNHKVVMEMAPEGTRYASSHPASTPLSYCVDHPFLFLVRDEASGALLFIGKVVNPRNLRI, from the exons atgATGCGGACGACCCTGTTGCTGTGTTTGgggttcctcctctccctctcttatgcTCAGTTG TTGGAGACAGAGGAGgcgggaggggaagaggaagctGTGGAGCTCTTTACCACGCCCAGAGCAAAGATGGCCGCTGCCACCTCTGACTTCGGCTACAACCTGTTCCGGGCCTTGGCGGGTCGCAACCCAAAGACTAACGTGTTCCTGGCCCCCATCAGCATCTCTGCAGTGCTCACTCAGCTATCCATGG gagcaTCTCCGGATCGTTCAGAGAGGTGGTTACACAGAGCTCTGAGGTATCACACCCTGCAGGACCCTCAGCTCCATGACACATTCAGAGACCTACTTGCATCACTCAGAGCACCTGGCAAAGGCCTCAGCATCGCTGCACGTGTCTACCTGGCccgca gATTGCGTCTGAAGCAGGAATACTTAGGCGTGGTGGAGAAGCAGTATGGGGTGCGGCCCAAGACTCTGATGGGCGGGGCTAAAGATGTGAATGAGATCAATGATTGGGTCAAACAGCAGACGGGCGGCAAGGTCGACCGCTTCATGTCCAAGGCCCTGGGACGGAACTCTGGTGTGGTTCCTCTGGGCGCCGCCTACTTCAAAG tgaagtGGATGACTCGGTTCAGCAagagtggagtgatggaggactTCCAGCTTGTTGGAGAGGCTCCTGCCCGCATTTCCATGATGCAGCAGGACAATTACCCAGTGAAGATGGGTGTAGACCCAGACCTGGGCTGTACA atTGCTCAGATCCAGATGCAGGATGACGTCAGCATGTTTGTGTTCCTTCCTGATGATGTCACTCAGAACATGACCTTGGTGGAGGAGAGCCTGACAGCTGAGTTTGTTCAGGACCTCTCCATGACCCTTCACCCCGTGCAGACGGCCCTCACACTGCCTGTCCTAAAATTCAGCTACTCTACTGACCTCCTGCCACTGCTCACTGACCTGG GTCTCGACGAATTTCTGGCAGACACGGACCTGACCAAGATCACGTCTCAGGCGGCGAAACTCAGCAGCCTCAATCATAAGGTTGTCATGGAGATGGCCCCAGAAGGCACCCGGTATGCCAGCTCCCACCCCGCCTCCACACCCCTTTCGTACTGCGTGGACCATCCCTTCCTGTTCCTGGTGAGGGATGAGGCCTCGGGGGCACTGCTCTTTATTGGCAAGGTGGTTAACCCACGCAATCTGAGGatataa